A DNA window from Kitasatospora atroaurantiaca contains the following coding sequences:
- a CDS encoding STM4014 family protein: MTLPHLTVLGHPGHRRVALFGAAARAAGLPEPVVLPWLSVLRGDFRITPGTLLRVDSPGEDAAVDELLRGAALGPGYAPTRVEGTAAWYAGVTAALGRVAESVRQTPGARLLGDPGEIAVMFDKRRTHRALSAAGVPVPRALEQEVTGWEGLRERLGAAGLRRVFVKPAHASSASGVLALEFGPRGQVRATTSVELVAGELHNSLRVRRYSDEREIAAVVDGLAPDGLHVEQWIPKAAQRGRSADLRVVVVAGRVTHAVVRTSAGPLTNLHLGGARGDLALVREAAGRGWPVLLELCERVAACFPRSPMVGIDVLPGAGWRRWYVGEVNAFGDLLPRLTGLPDGPAEGLDAYGAQVAALLETALLETELP; encoded by the coding sequence ATGACGCTCCCCCACCTCACCGTGCTCGGCCATCCGGGCCACCGGCGGGTCGCGCTGTTCGGCGCCGCCGCCCGGGCCGCCGGGCTGCCCGAGCCTGTCGTGCTGCCCTGGCTCTCGGTACTCCGCGGCGATTTCCGGATCACCCCCGGCACGCTGCTGCGGGTCGACTCGCCGGGTGAGGACGCGGCGGTCGACGAGCTGCTGCGCGGCGCGGCGCTCGGCCCGGGGTACGCGCCGACGAGGGTGGAGGGCACCGCCGCTTGGTACGCGGGGGTGACGGCCGCGCTCGGGCGGGTGGCGGAGAGCGTCCGGCAGACCCCGGGCGCCCGGCTGCTCGGCGATCCCGGGGAGATCGCGGTGATGTTCGACAAGCGCCGTACGCACCGGGCGCTCTCGGCCGCCGGCGTACCGGTGCCTCGCGCGCTCGAGCAGGAGGTCACCGGCTGGGAGGGGCTCAGGGAGCGGCTCGGCGCGGCCGGGCTGCGGCGGGTCTTCGTGAAGCCCGCGCACGCCTCCTCCGCGTCCGGCGTGCTGGCGCTGGAGTTCGGGCCGCGCGGGCAGGTGCGGGCCACCACCTCCGTGGAGCTGGTGGCGGGCGAGCTGCACAACTCGCTGCGGGTACGCCGGTACTCGGACGAGCGCGAGATCGCCGCCGTCGTGGACGGGCTCGCGCCGGACGGGCTGCACGTCGAGCAGTGGATCCCGAAGGCCGCTCAGCGGGGCCGCTCGGCCGACCTGCGGGTGGTGGTCGTGGCGGGGCGGGTCACCCACGCGGTGGTGCGGACCAGCGCCGGCCCGCTGACCAACCTCCACCTGGGCGGCGCACGGGGCGACCTTGCGCTCGTACGCGAGGCGGCTGGGCGCGGCTGGCCCGTGCTGCTGGAGCTCTGCGAGCGCGTCGCCGCCTGCTTCCCGCGCTCCCCCATGGTCGGCATCGACGTACTCCCCGGCGCGGGCTGGCGGCGCTGGTACGTCGGCGAGGTGAACGCCTTCGGCGACCTGCTGCCCCGTCTCACCGGCCTGCCCGACGGCCCCGCCGAAGGCCTGGACGCGTACGGCGCCCAGGTCGCCGCCCTGCTCGAAACGGCCCTGCTCGAAACGGAACTGCCATGA
- a CDS encoding STM4012 family radical SAM protein — MSESPYQSYVYAYPHKTAYRPLRPRPALSELWAGEPQHALSLYLHIPFCEVRCGFCNLFTRIGSPDGLTTAYLDALERQAGAVRAALAEDAHFALAAFGGGTPTYLTPAELERLCDITEQRMGADLRAIPLSVEASPDTATADRLEVLAARGTTRLSLGVQSFLDEEARSAVRPQKRAAVEAALGRIRAAGIPVLNIDLIYGIDGQTEASWLRSLDAALAWQPEELYLYPLYVRPLTGLGRRAADESPAGWDAQRLALYRAGRDHLLANGYQQVSMRMFRRFGSPEAGSSEYSCQTDGMVGLGCGARSYTSGLHYSFDYAVSASEVRGIIDDYVATEDFGHAEVGRVIVPEEARRRHLIQSLLQAEGLEPADYRRRFGSDVAEDFGAELAALTDQGRLEESRGRLVLTPEGLAHSDSVGPALFSSAVRTAMASYELK, encoded by the coding sequence ATGAGCGAGTCGCCGTACCAGTCGTACGTCTACGCCTACCCGCACAAGACCGCCTACCGCCCGCTGCGCCCCCGCCCGGCGCTGAGCGAGCTGTGGGCGGGCGAGCCGCAGCATGCGCTCTCGCTCTACCTGCACATCCCGTTCTGCGAGGTGCGCTGCGGCTTCTGCAACCTGTTCACCAGGATCGGCAGCCCCGACGGCCTGACGACGGCCTACCTGGACGCGCTGGAGCGGCAGGCCGGTGCCGTCCGGGCGGCGCTGGCCGAGGACGCCCACTTCGCACTGGCGGCCTTCGGCGGCGGCACCCCCACCTATCTGACCCCCGCCGAGCTGGAGCGGCTCTGCGACATCACCGAGCAGCGGATGGGCGCCGACCTGCGCGCGATACCCCTCTCCGTCGAGGCCTCGCCCGACACCGCGACGGCCGACCGGCTGGAGGTCCTCGCCGCCCGCGGCACCACCCGGCTCAGCCTGGGCGTGCAGTCCTTCCTGGACGAGGAGGCCAGGTCGGCCGTCCGCCCGCAGAAGCGCGCCGCGGTCGAGGCCGCACTCGGGCGGATCCGGGCGGCGGGCATCCCGGTGCTGAACATCGACCTGATCTACGGCATCGACGGCCAGACCGAGGCGAGCTGGCTGCGCTCGCTGGACGCCGCGCTCGCCTGGCAGCCGGAGGAGCTCTATCTCTACCCGCTGTACGTCCGGCCGTTGACCGGCCTCGGCCGGCGGGCCGCCGACGAGTCGCCCGCCGGTTGGGACGCTCAGCGCCTGGCGCTGTACCGGGCCGGCCGGGACCACCTGCTGGCCAACGGCTACCAGCAGGTCTCGATGCGGATGTTCCGTCGTTTCGGCTCCCCCGAGGCCGGCAGCAGCGAGTACAGCTGCCAGACCGACGGCATGGTCGGCCTGGGCTGCGGCGCCCGCTCGTACACCTCGGGGCTGCACTACTCCTTCGACTACGCGGTCAGCGCGTCGGAGGTCCGCGGCATCATCGACGACTACGTGGCCACCGAGGACTTCGGCCATGCGGAGGTGGGCCGGGTGATCGTGCCGGAGGAGGCCCGGCGGCGGCACCTGATCCAGTCGCTGCTGCAGGCCGAGGGCCTCGAACCGGCCGACTACCGCCGAAGGTTCGGCTCCGACGTGGCCGAGGACTTCGGCGCCGAGCTGGCCGCCCTGACTGATCAGGGCCGGCTCGAGGAGTCCCGGGGCAGGCTCGTCCTCACCCCCGAGGGCCTGGCGCACTCGGACTCCGTCGGGCCGGCCCTGTTCTCCTCGGCGGTCCGCACCGCCATGGCCTCGTACGAGCTGAAATGA
- a CDS encoding STM4013/SEN3800 family hydrolase → MNAVVGSHDLLLVTLDTLRFDVAEELAEAGRIPNLAAVLPRGRWERRHSPGSFTYAAHQAMLAGFLPTPASPDGPHPRLFAARFAGSETTEPRTWVFDTPDLPSALAAAGYRTVCIGGVGFFNKQGPLGSVLPGLFQESHWEPEFGVPSPTSFEAQVARAERVAAEQRPEQPLFLFVNVPALHQPNWFHLPGATREHGDTRASHAAALEYVDAHIARLFAAMSRRRPCFAIVCSDHGTAYGEDGYTGHRIGHEVVWTVPYAHFTIPAAEKSS, encoded by the coding sequence ATGAACGCCGTGGTCGGCAGCCACGACCTGCTCCTGGTCACCCTCGACACGCTTCGCTTCGATGTCGCCGAGGAGCTGGCCGAGGCCGGGCGGATCCCGAATCTCGCGGCCGTGCTGCCCCGCGGCCGCTGGGAGCGCCGGCACTCCCCCGGCAGCTTCACCTACGCCGCCCACCAGGCGATGCTGGCCGGGTTCCTGCCCACCCCGGCGAGCCCGGACGGGCCGCATCCGCGCCTGTTCGCGGCCCGCTTCGCCGGTTCGGAGACCACCGAGCCGCGCACCTGGGTCTTCGACACCCCCGACCTCCCCTCCGCCCTGGCCGCCGCCGGGTACCGGACGGTCTGCATCGGCGGTGTCGGCTTCTTCAACAAGCAGGGGCCGCTCGGCTCGGTGCTGCCCGGCCTGTTCCAGGAGAGCCACTGGGAGCCGGAGTTCGGCGTCCCCTCGCCCACCTCCTTCGAGGCGCAGGTCGCCCGGGCCGAGCGGGTGGCCGCCGAACAGCGGCCCGAGCAGCCGCTGTTCCTCTTCGTGAACGTCCCGGCGCTGCACCAGCCGAACTGGTTCCACCTGCCGGGCGCCACCCGGGAGCACGGCGACACCCGGGCCAGCCACGCCGCCGCCCTGGAGTACGTGGACGCCCACATCGCCCGGCTCTTCGCGGCGATGAGCCGCCGCCGTCCGTGCTTCGCGATCGTCTGCTCCGACCACGGCACCGCGTACGGCGAGGACGGCTACACCGGCCACCGGATCGGCCACGAGGTGGTCTGGACGGTCCCGTACGCGCACTTCACGATCCCTGCAGCCGAAAAGAGCTCATGA
- a CDS encoding STM4015 family protein — MAIGKHIEEFHGLPVFDFFPEEEPEQDRELPAPGAAAWRVGLDYDAEESFEERWTAFLDAVECSEVRAVVIGPWWAEDYEPLTEALAAIVRSAGRLPALRALFIGDVTYEECEISWLQMTDVTPVLESFPQLEELVVRGASGDYDGKSRLALRPVRHDHLRALRFEAGGLPGEVVRAVGECELPALERLELWLGLDEYGGDASISDLAPFLAGARFPALRHLGLENSEIQDQIAEAVSNAPVVAQLERLSLALGTLTDEGAIALLAGQPLTHLKSLDLHHHFLSEELQQRLRDTLGAAGVDLDLSKQKEPDDDWRYVANGE, encoded by the coding sequence ATGGCCATTGGCAAGCACATCGAGGAGTTCCACGGACTGCCGGTCTTCGACTTCTTCCCCGAGGAGGAGCCGGAGCAGGACCGCGAGCTGCCCGCGCCGGGCGCGGCGGCCTGGCGGGTGGGGCTCGACTACGACGCCGAGGAGTCCTTCGAGGAGCGCTGGACGGCCTTCCTCGACGCGGTGGAGTGCAGCGAGGTCCGGGCCGTCGTCATCGGCCCGTGGTGGGCGGAGGACTACGAACCCCTGACGGAGGCGCTGGCGGCGATCGTCCGCAGCGCCGGCCGGCTGCCCGCGCTGCGCGCGCTGTTCATCGGCGACGTGACGTACGAGGAGTGCGAGATCTCCTGGCTGCAGATGACGGACGTCACGCCCGTACTGGAGTCCTTCCCGCAGCTGGAGGAGCTGGTGGTGCGCGGCGCGTCCGGCGACTACGACGGGAAGAGCCGGCTGGCGCTGCGTCCGGTGCGGCACGACCACCTGCGCGCCCTGCGGTTCGAGGCCGGCGGGCTGCCCGGGGAGGTGGTGCGGGCGGTCGGCGAGTGCGAGCTGCCGGCGCTGGAGCGGCTGGAGCTGTGGCTCGGTCTGGACGAGTACGGCGGCGACGCGAGCATCTCCGACCTGGCACCGTTCCTGGCCGGCGCCCGCTTCCCGGCGCTGCGTCACCTGGGTCTGGAGAACAGCGAGATCCAGGACCAGATCGCCGAGGCCGTCAGCAACGCGCCGGTCGTGGCGCAGCTGGAGCGGCTCAGCCTGGCCCTGGGCACCCTCACCGACGAGGGCGCCATCGCGCTCCTGGCGGGTCAGCCGCTCACCCACCTGAAGTCCCTGGACCTGCACCACCACTTCCTGAGCGAGGAGCTCCAGCAGCGGCTGCGCGACACCCTCGGCGCCGCCGGGGTCGACCTCGACCTGTCGAAGCAGAAGGAGCCGGACGACGACTGGCGCTACGTGGCCAACGGCGAGTAG
- a CDS encoding STM4011 family radical SAM protein, producing the protein MDLTILYRGPLASCDYDCPYCPFAKRRDSPAQLRTDRAALERFAGWAAGQTSDTLSLLFTPWGEGLVRSWYRSALAELSHLPHIRRVAIQTNLSFRTDWLAEADLGTLALWTTYHPGQVTHERFLTKCGELDALGARYSVGVVGEPEHLGAARRLRAELPPEIYLWVNAAEGRSYTDAEAEDWTALDPLFGYSRHPHPSAGLPCRTGESVISVDGDGAVQRCHFVRAPLGNLYDGSYRAALGPRPCPLDVCDCHIGYVHLESLPLYDVFAGGVLERIPAGFSF; encoded by the coding sequence CTGGATCTGACGATCCTCTACCGCGGCCCGCTGGCCTCCTGCGACTACGACTGCCCGTACTGTCCGTTCGCCAAGCGCCGGGACTCCCCGGCGCAGCTGCGCACCGACCGGGCGGCGTTGGAGCGGTTCGCGGGCTGGGCCGCCGGGCAGACCTCGGACACCCTGTCACTGCTGTTCACCCCGTGGGGCGAGGGCCTGGTCCGCTCCTGGTACCGCAGCGCGCTGGCCGAACTGAGCCACCTGCCGCACATCCGCCGGGTCGCGATCCAGACCAACCTGAGCTTCCGTACCGACTGGCTCGCCGAGGCCGACCTGGGCACCCTCGCCCTCTGGACGACCTACCACCCGGGGCAGGTGACCCACGAGCGGTTCCTCACCAAGTGCGGCGAGCTCGACGCGCTCGGCGCACGGTACAGCGTCGGCGTGGTCGGCGAGCCCGAACACCTGGGCGCGGCACGGCGCCTGCGCGCCGAGCTGCCGCCGGAGATCTATCTCTGGGTGAACGCCGCCGAAGGCCGCAGCTACACCGACGCGGAGGCCGAGGACTGGACGGCGCTCGACCCGCTGTTCGGCTACAGCCGCCACCCGCACCCGAGCGCCGGGCTGCCCTGCCGTACCGGGGAGTCGGTGATCTCCGTGGACGGCGACGGCGCGGTGCAGCGCTGCCACTTCGTCCGGGCCCCACTGGGCAACCTCTACGACGGCTCGTACCGGGCCGCACTGGGCCCGCGCCCCTGCCCGCTGGACGTCTGCGACTGCCACATCGGCTATGTGCACCTGGAGTCGCTGCCGCTGTACGACGTCTTCGCCGGCGGGGTGCTGGAGCGGATCCCGGCGGGCTTCAGCTTCTGA